The Gallus gallus isolate bGalGal1 chromosome 3, bGalGal1.mat.broiler.GRCg7b, whole genome shotgun sequence genome window below encodes:
- the GALM gene encoding galactose mutarotase, with product MAEVKRENFGHMPMEDGGGEVEKFVLQSDSVRVEILSLGCIIAALETRDRAKQFADIVLGFDTLEGYTRKHPFFGAVVGRVANRIAKGKFTMDGKEYQLFLNNGPNSLHGGARGFDKVLWSPQILPNGVCFYRLSPDGEEGYPGELKVWVTYTLNGSELAINYRAQTSKKTPISLTNHAYFNLAGQGSPDIYDHEISIEADSYLPVDDTKIPTGEVAAVQGTGFDLRQPVQLGKHLKQFHLDGFDHNFCLPLGRARRLVARAHHPPSGRTMEVHTTQPGLQFYTGNNLDGSLKGKGAATYPKHSAFCLETQNWPDAVNKPHFPSPLLLPGEEYNHTTWLCFGTA from the exons ATGGCAGAGGTGAAGAGAGAGAATTTCGGGCACATGCCCATggaggatggagggggggaggtggagaaaTTTGTGCTGCAGTCAGACAGCGTCAGAGTGGAAATCCTGTCCCTCGGGTGCATAATCGCCGCACTGGAGACAAGAGACAGGGCCAAGCAGTTTGCAGACATTGTCCTGGGCTTTGACACGCTAGAAG GTTACACGAGGAAGCACCCCTTCTTTGGAGCTGTGGTAGGCCGTGTTGCCAACAGGATTGCCAAAGGGAAGTTCACCATGGACGGAAAAGAGTATCAGCTGTTCCTCAATAACGGGCCCAACTCACTGCACGGAGGAGCCAGGGGCTTCGACAAG GTTCTCTGGAGCCCTCAAATCCTCCCAAATGGTGTCTGCTTCTACCGGCTCAGCCCTGACGGTGAGGAGGGCTACCCCGGTGAGCTGAAGGTCTGGGTCACCTACACGCTCAATGGCAGCGAGCTGGCTATCAACTATCGAGCCCAGACTAGCAAGAAGACACCCATCAGCCTGACAAACCACGCATACTTCAACCTGGCAGGGCAG GGCTCACCTGACATCTATGACCATGAGATTTCTATTGAAGCGGATTCCTACCTGCCcgtggatgacaccaagataCCAACCG GGGAGGTGGCTGCCGTGCAGGGCACTGGCTTTGACCTCCGTCAGCCGGTGCAGTTGGGGAAGCACCTGAAGCAGTTCCACCTGGATGGCTTCGATCACAACTTCTGCCTGCCGCTGGGGCGGGCTCGGCGCCTTGTGGCCAG ggCTCACCACCCGCCCAGCGGCAGGACCATGGAAGTTCACACCACTCAACCTGGCCTCCAGTTCTACACTGGGAACAACCTGGACGGCTCCCTGAAGGGCAAAGGTGCTGCCACCTACCCCAAGCACTCAGCTTTCTGTCTGGAAACCCAGAACTGGCCCGACGCTGTCAACAAG CCTCACTtccccagccctctgctcctgcCCGGGGAGGAATACAACCACACTACCTGGCTCTGCTTTGGCACTGCCTGA
- the SRSF7 gene encoding serine/arginine-rich splicing factor 7 → MSRYGRYGGETKVYVGNLGTGAGKGELERAFSYYGPLRTVWIARNPPGFAFVEFEDPRDAEDAVRGLDGKVICGSRVRVEVSTGMPRRSRYDRPPARRPFDPNDRCYECGEKGHYAYDCHRYSRRRRSRSRSRSRSRSRGRRYSRSRSRSRGRRSRSASYRRSRSVSPRRSRSVSPRRSRSGSLKRSRSRSRSRSRSRSVTWPRSRSRSHGRSKSGTPAKSRSKSRSPSPKRSRSPSGSPQRSASPERMD, encoded by the exons ATGTCGCGTTACGGCCGCTATGGAGGCG AGACCAAGGTGTACGTGGGGAACCTGGGCACGGGCGCGGGCAAAGGCGAGCTGGAGAGAGCCTTCAGCTACTATGGGCCGCTGAGAACCGTGTGGATCGCCAGGAACCCGCCGGGGTTCGCCTTCGTGGAGTTCGAAGACCCGAGGGATGCTGAGGATGCTGTCCGTGGACTCGATGGGAA GGTGATCTGTGGCTCCAGGGTCCGAGTGGAAGTGTCGACAGGCATGCCCCGCCGCTCCCGTTACGACAGGCCTCCTGCGCGGCGCCCCTTCGACCCCAACGACAGATGCTATGAGTGTGGTGAGAAAGGCCACTATGCCTACGACTGCCATCGCTACAGCCGCCGGAGGAGGAGCAG GTCCCGGTCTCGATCCCGCTCCAGGTCCCGAGGAAGAAGGTATTCTCGCTCACGCAGTCGAAGCCGTGGTAGGAG GTCCAGGTCTGCTTCCTATCGTAGGTCGCGGTCGGTTTCACCTCGTAGGTCTAGATCTGTGTCTCCACGCCGGTCCCGCTCGGGTTCCTTGAAGAGATCAAG gtCGAGATCAAGATCAAGGTCGAGATCCAGATCTGTTACATGGCCCCGAAGCAG GTCCAGGTCTCACGGCAGATCTAAATCTGGCACGCCGGCTAAGAG TCGGTCAAAGTCCCGATCACCATCTCCAAAGAGAAG tcgTTCGCCATCAGGAAGCCCTCAAAGAAGCGCAAGCCCCGAAAGAATGGATTAA
- the GEMIN6 gene encoding gem-associated protein 6, whose translation MNEWQKKSPLDWETYVNKRVKVAADEKNEYEGWVVTVDPVSASVVLANFPENEPVSISVVLGHAVQEVNVTQDADDEMKARLSRIFEPEESKAYSPEELDKRKNDLKKWLETNHIPVTEQGESGRTLCVAGVLTIDPPYGPEECSSSNEIILSRVQGLVQSYLDKQQ comes from the exons ATGAATGAGTGGCAAAAGAAAAGCCCTCTAGACTGGGAGACGTATGTGAACAAAAGGGTGAAAGTTGCAgcagatgagaaaaatgaataCGAAGGATGGGTCGTAACAGTTGATCCAGTTTCTGCCAG TGTCGTCCTTGCAAACTTCCCGGAGAACGAACCGGTGTCCATTTCAGTTGTGTTAGGCCATGCGGTCCAGGAGGTCAACGTAACGCAAGACGCGGATGATGAAATGAAGGCACGGCTTTCCCGCATATTTGAGCCTGAGGAAAGCAAAGCTTACAGCCCAGAGGAGCTCGACAAGAGGAAGAACGACTTGAAGAAGTGGCTGGAAACAAACCACATCCCCGTAACAGAGCAAGGCGAATCGGGAAGAACGCTGTGCGTGGCAGGGGTGCTCACCATCGACCCGCCGTACGGCCCCGAGGAGTGCAGCAGCTCCAACGAGATCATTCTGTCTCGGGTTCAAGGCTTGGTACAGAGCTACCTAGACAAGCAGCAGTGA
- the SRSF7L gene encoding serine and arginine rich splicing factor 7 like isoform X1, producing MSRYGRYETKVYVGNLGTGAGKGELERAFSYYGPLRTVWIARNPPGFAFVEFEDPRDAEDAVLGLDGKIICGSRVRVEVSTGMPRRSRYDRPPARRPFDPNDRCYECGEKGHYAYDCHRYSRRRRSRSRSRSRSRSRGRRYSRSRSRSRGRRSRSASYRRSRSISPRRYRSFSPRRSRSGSLRRSRSRSRSRSRSRSVVWPRSRSGSHGRSKSGLPAKSRSKSRSPSPKRSHSPSGSP from the exons ATGTCGCGCTACGGGCGTTATG AGACCAAGGTGTACGTGGGGAACCTGGGCACGGGCGCGGGCAAAGGCGAGCTGGAGAGAGCCTTCAGCTACTATGGGCCGCTGAGAACCGTGTGGATCGCCAGGAACCCGCCGGGGTTCGCCTTTGTGGAGTTTGAAGACCCGAGGGATGCTGAAGATGCTGTGCTTGGCCTCGATGGGAA gatAATCTGTGGCTCCAGGGTCCGAGTGGAAGTGTCGACGGGCATGCCCCGCCGCTCTCGTTACGACAGGCCTCCTGCGCGGCGCCCCTTCGACCCCAACGACAGATGCTATGAGTGTGGTGAGAAAGGCCACTATGCCTACGACTGCCATCGCTACAGCCGCCGGAGGAGGAGCAG GTCCCGGTCTCGATCCCGCTCCAGGTCCCGAGGAAGAAGGTATTCTCGCTCACGCAGTCGAAGCCGTGGTAGGAG GTCAAGGTCAGCTTCCTACCGCAGGTCCAGGTCAATCTCTCCTCGTAGGTATAGATCATTTTCACCTCGCAGATCACGGTCTGGCTCTTTAAGGAGATCAAG ATCTAGGTCCAGATCACGCTCAAGGTCTCGGTCTGTTGTATGGCCTCGAAGCAG GTCTGGGTCCCATGGTAGATCTAAATCTGGCTTACCTGCTAAAAG tcGCTCAAAGTCCAGATCACCATCTCCAAAGAGAAG tcaTTCACCATCAGGAAGCCCTTGA
- the SRSF7L gene encoding serine and arginine rich splicing factor 7 like yields the protein MSRYGRYETKVYVGNLGTGAGKGELERAFSYYGPLRTVWIARNPPGFAFVEFEDPRDAEDAVLGLDGKIICGSRVRVEVSTGMPRRSRYDRPPARRPFDPNDRCYECGEKGHYAYDCHRYSRRRRSRSRSRSRSRSRGRRYSRSRSRSRGRRSRSASYRRSRSISPRRYRSFSPRRSRSGSLRRSRSRSRSRSRSRSVVWPRSSRSKSRSPSPKRSHSPSGSP from the exons ATGTCGCGCTACGGGCGTTATG AGACCAAGGTGTACGTGGGGAACCTGGGCACGGGCGCGGGCAAAGGCGAGCTGGAGAGAGCCTTCAGCTACTATGGGCCGCTGAGAACCGTGTGGATCGCCAGGAACCCGCCGGGGTTCGCCTTTGTGGAGTTTGAAGACCCGAGGGATGCTGAAGATGCTGTGCTTGGCCTCGATGGGAA gatAATCTGTGGCTCCAGGGTCCGAGTGGAAGTGTCGACGGGCATGCCCCGCCGCTCTCGTTACGACAGGCCTCCTGCGCGGCGCCCCTTCGACCCCAACGACAGATGCTATGAGTGTGGTGAGAAAGGCCACTATGCCTACGACTGCCATCGCTACAGCCGCCGGAGGAGGAGCAG GTCCCGGTCTCGATCCCGCTCCAGGTCCCGAGGAAGAAGGTATTCTCGCTCACGCAGTCGAAGCCGTGGTAGGAG GTCAAGGTCAGCTTCCTACCGCAGGTCCAGGTCAATCTCTCCTCGTAGGTATAGATCATTTTCACCTCGCAGATCACGGTCTGGCTCTTTAAGGAGATCAAG ATCTAGGTCCAGATCACGCTCAAGGTCTCGGTCTGTTGTATGGCCTCGAAGCAG tcGCTCAAAGTCCAGATCACCATCTCCAAAGAGAAG tcaTTCACCATCAGGAAGCCCTTGA